From a region of the Emcibacter sp. SYSU 3D8 genome:
- a CDS encoding rhomboid family intramembrane serine protease: MLTAIGIQSYTVVEDAGIMLYVGTTDAGEAIRQLAAYDEEEVRRVRTRPRTKFLVPKPEGPLAFIAVMLFFFAASEAAVWDAGWLVKGAAQAGLIMKGEWWRTVTALFLHADGGHLLGNLGMGVVVGLLVAQLLGSGVAWLFILISGIVGNALNAALQLPSHTAIGASTAVFGGIGLLAGFTQMSSSAPWHKGARRWAPAGAGLALLVLMGTAGERTDVWAHVTGFVTGGLMGLVFGRYGAGVVARPAVQAACGLAIFAVIGAAWTLALRT, encoded by the coding sequence GTGCTGACCGCCATCGGCATCCAGTCCTATACGGTCGTCGAGGACGCGGGCATCATGTTGTATGTCGGCACCACCGACGCGGGTGAAGCGATCCGGCAACTCGCGGCCTATGACGAGGAAGAGGTGCGCCGTGTCCGCACACGCCCGCGCACCAAATTTCTCGTGCCAAAGCCGGAAGGGCCGCTGGCCTTCATCGCGGTGATGCTGTTCTTCTTCGCGGCTTCGGAAGCCGCCGTATGGGATGCCGGTTGGCTGGTGAAAGGCGCGGCGCAGGCCGGCCTGATCATGAAGGGCGAGTGGTGGCGCACGGTCACGGCCTTGTTCCTGCACGCCGACGGCGGTCATTTGCTGGGCAATCTGGGCATGGGCGTGGTGGTCGGGTTGCTGGTTGCGCAATTGCTGGGATCGGGCGTCGCCTGGCTTTTCATCCTGATCTCCGGAATCGTGGGCAATGCGCTGAATGCCGCCCTGCAATTGCCGTCGCACACCGCCATCGGCGCCTCGACCGCCGTGTTCGGCGGCATTGGCCTGCTGGCAGGCTTCACCCAGATGTCGTCGTCGGCGCCGTGGCACAAGGGCGCCCGGCGCTGGGCGCCGGCTGGCGCGGGCCTGGCCTTGCTGGTGCTGATGGGTACGGCAGGCGAGCGTACCGATGTCTGGGCCCATGTTACCGGCTTCGTCACCGGCGGACTCATGGGACTGGTGTTCGGGCGGTACGGCGCCGGGGTTGTTGCCCGGCCGGCAGTCCAGGCGGCCTGCGGGCTGGCGATTTTCGCGGTGATCGGCGCGGCGTGGACGCTGGCGCTGCGGACATGA
- a CDS encoding tetratricopeptide repeat protein — protein sequence MTRLTFAIVAAAFLTLGAGQAHAGTTEQATTAYQRGDYPLALQLYRGLADEGEPMAFSILGLMYASGQGVPQNFTEAARWYRLAAEQGIAVSQASLAGLYFAGKGVPRDVMESIRWYRAAADQGDASAQFNLASIYESGDGVEPDYGEAIYWFRRAAILGNPSARYSLASMYEAGRGAAQDYVRAYMWLDFASSTGWKLAVNAKNKLAKRMTTDQIVQARQMYLSCLENSFQLCD from the coding sequence GTGACCAGACTGACATTCGCGATCGTCGCCGCAGCGTTCCTGACGCTGGGCGCCGGACAGGCGCACGCCGGCACGACCGAGCAGGCGACCACCGCCTATCAGCGCGGCGACTATCCGCTGGCCCTCCAGCTGTATCGGGGCCTGGCCGACGAGGGCGAGCCCATGGCGTTCTCGATCCTCGGCCTGATGTATGCGAGCGGGCAGGGTGTGCCGCAGAACTTCACCGAGGCGGCGCGCTGGTACAGGCTGGCGGCCGAGCAGGGTATCGCGGTGTCGCAGGCCAGTCTCGCCGGCCTCTATTTCGCCGGCAAGGGCGTGCCGCGCGACGTGATGGAATCGATCCGGTGGTATCGGGCCGCGGCGGACCAGGGCGACGCCTCGGCCCAGTTCAACCTGGCGAGCATCTACGAAAGCGGCGATGGCGTGGAACCGGATTACGGCGAGGCGATCTACTGGTTCAGGCGTGCCGCGATCCTTGGCAACCCGTCGGCCCGCTACAGCCTGGCCAGCATGTACGAAGCCGGGCGCGGCGCCGCGCAGGATTACGTGCGGGCTTATATGTGGCTGGATTTTGCCTCCTCGACGGGCTGGAAGCTGGCGGTCAACGCCAAGAACAAGCTTGCAAAACGCATGACCACCGACCAGATCGTGCAGGCGCGGCAGATGTACCTGTCCTGCCTCGAGAATAGCTTCCAACTCTGCGACTGA
- a CDS encoding glutathione binding-like protein, with product MEHIDARDARDLPGLRLAVTKNIPNPFCEAAKSLFHVKGIAFTPVAQHAAQPNEDLKAWSGHRNAPVAVWNDEPARAGWAEILMLAERLKPEPPLLPADRAQRAQVFGICHEICGEGGYAWNSRFMMFPQEAANDTSAEKGAWDEILHKQYGASRAQVEQAPERAATVLRFLAAQLHRQREEGSDYFVGDSLTAADIFWACMSIGVSQLPTEWSATPGFLRKVWGQMGERLQADLDPILIEHRDRIYRTYLKLPLEF from the coding sequence ATGGAACACATCGACGCCAGGGACGCCCGCGATCTGCCCGGCCTCAGGCTGGCCGTGACGAAAAACATCCCGAACCCGTTCTGCGAGGCGGCGAAAAGCCTGTTCCATGTGAAAGGCATCGCGTTCACGCCGGTCGCGCAGCACGCCGCCCAGCCCAACGAGGATCTGAAGGCCTGGAGCGGTCACCGCAACGCGCCCGTCGCCGTCTGGAACGACGAGCCGGCCCGCGCCGGATGGGCGGAAATCCTGATGCTGGCCGAGCGGCTGAAGCCCGAGCCGCCGCTCCTGCCCGCCGACCGGGCGCAGCGGGCACAGGTATTCGGCATCTGCCACGAAATCTGCGGCGAAGGCGGCTATGCCTGGAACTCCCGGTTCATGATGTTCCCGCAGGAAGCCGCCAACGACACCAGCGCCGAGAAGGGCGCGTGGGACGAAATCCTGCACAAGCAATACGGCGCGTCCCGCGCGCAGGTCGAGCAGGCCCCCGAGCGCGCCGCCACGGTGCTGCGCTTCCTCGCCGCCCAGCTGCACCGGCAGCGCGAGGAAGGCAGCGACTATTTCGTCGGCGACAGCCTGACTGCGGCAGACATCTTCTGGGCCTGCATGTCGATCGGCGTCTCGCAGCTTCCCACGGAATGGTCGGCCACGCCGGGATTTCTCAGGAAGGTGTGGGGCCAGATGGGGGAGAGGCTGCAGGCCGACCTGGATCCGATCCTGATCGAGCACCGGGACCGGATTTACCGCACCTATCTGAAGCTGCCGCTGGAGTTCTGA
- a CDS encoding DNA-3-methyladenine glycosylase, giving the protein MTHTPGKAEFQPLSRARLPADTAAMARFLIGKLLVRNSSEGRSAGRIVETEAYPPGDASGHAFRGETAANRSMFLEPGRAYVYFIYGVHFMLNVSAEPAGTGGGVLLRALEPVDGIELMRARRGPVRDRDLARGPGRLAQAMAVRPDLNGLDMCGAGPIWLAEAPGPVGEIGMSVRIGISKEAHQLRRYYERGNPYVSGPTALNRPDP; this is encoded by the coding sequence ATGACACACACGCCAGGAAAGGCTGAGTTCCAGCCCCTTTCGCGCGCCCGGTTACCCGCCGACACGGCGGCGATGGCGCGCTTCCTGATCGGCAAGCTGCTGGTGCGCAACTCGTCCGAGGGCCGCTCGGCCGGGCGCATCGTCGAGACCGAGGCCTATCCGCCCGGCGATGCCAGCGGCCACGCCTTCCGGGGCGAGACGGCGGCCAACCGGTCCATGTTCCTCGAGCCGGGACGCGCCTATGTCTATTTCATCTACGGCGTCCATTTCATGCTCAATGTCAGTGCCGAGCCGGCGGGTACCGGCGGCGGCGTTCTGCTGCGGGCGCTGGAGCCGGTGGACGGCATCGAACTCATGCGGGCACGGCGCGGCCCTGTCCGCGACCGGGACCTTGCGCGGGGGCCAGGCAGGCTGGCGCAGGCCATGGCCGTTCGGCCGGACCTGAACGGTCTGGACATGTGCGGGGCAGGACCCATCTGGTTGGCCGAGGCACCGGGGCCGGTGGGAGAAATCGGCATGAGCGTCCGCATCGGCATAAGCAAGGAAGCGCATCAGCTTCGCCGGTATTACGAGCGCGGCAATCCATACGTCAGCGGCCCGACTGCTCTCAACCGCCCGGACCCCTAG
- a CDS encoding FkbM family methyltransferase, with amino-acid sequence MDNGLIYDVGAHRGEDSDYYLRLGYRVVAVEANPHLVDWLRTRFRQEIADGSYILIPNAIGERGEQIDFYVNRENSAWGTTNPEWAGRNRLLGAESDVVTVDCVRFADILHEHGCPHYLKIDIEGADMRCVEDLAEAAVTPAYISIESSKTSWRALLGEFEALSSLGYTRFKVVDQCQFEKRQLSDSDGNVIDYTFGPGASGPFGEDLAGKWLTRRQAIIRYIPIFLVYKTLGDNTLLSRLLARLPVFNRLLHLVSWYDTHARKG; translated from the coding sequence ATGGACAATGGGTTGATATACGACGTGGGCGCCCACCGGGGTGAAGACAGCGACTATTATCTCAGGCTGGGCTATCGGGTCGTCGCCGTGGAAGCCAACCCGCATCTTGTCGACTGGCTTCGTACGCGCTTCCGGCAGGAGATTGCTGACGGTTCCTACATTCTCATCCCCAATGCCATTGGCGAGCGCGGCGAGCAAATCGACTTCTACGTAAACCGCGAGAACTCGGCCTGGGGCACCACCAACCCGGAATGGGCGGGACGCAACAGGCTGCTGGGCGCGGAGTCTGACGTTGTCACCGTCGACTGCGTGCGCTTTGCCGACATCCTCCATGAGCATGGCTGTCCGCACTATCTCAAGATCGATATCGAAGGTGCCGACATGCGCTGCGTCGAGGACCTGGCCGAGGCAGCGGTCACACCGGCCTATATCTCGATCGAGTCCAGCAAGACATCATGGCGTGCGCTCCTCGGGGAATTCGAGGCGCTGAGCAGCCTGGGCTACACCCGGTTCAAGGTCGTCGATCAGTGCCAGTTCGAAAAACGGCAGCTCTCCGACAGCGATGGCAACGTCATTGATTATACCTTCGGACCCGGCGCGTCGGGCCCGTTCGGCGAGGATCTGGCCGGCAAATGGCTGACGAGGCGCCAGGCCATCATCCGCTATATTCCCATCTTCCTGGTCTACAAGACGCTGGGCGACAACACTCTGCTGTCGCGGCTGCTCGCGCGTCTGCCGGTTTTCAACCGCCTCCTGCACCTGGTCAGCTGGTATGACACACACGCCAGGAAAGGCTGA
- a CDS encoding SulP family inorganic anion transporter, producing the protein MLSSAFISRLRTEWFGNMRGDILAGLVVALALIPEAIAFSIIAGVDPKVGLYASFSIAVIIAFVGGRPGMISAATAATAVLMVTLVKDHGLQYLLAATVLAGVLQVGAGLLRLGYVMRFVSRSVITGFVNALAILIFMAQLPELIGVTWMTYVMVAAGLAIIYLLPRLTKVVPSPLICIVVLTTVSLLMGLDLRTVGDMGELPATLPMFLLPDIPLNMETLQIILPYSAAVAAVGLLESLMTASIVDDMTDTPSGKNRECVGQGIANMITGFIGGMAGCAMIGQSVINVKSGGRGRLSTFCAGAFLLFLIVVLGDLVRVIPMAALVAIMIMVSIGTFNWSSIRNLRTHPRSSSIVMLATVGGVVFTHNLAIGVLIGVLLSGIFFSWKISRLFGVTSVISDDGHRRTYTVEGQIFFASADDFAKAFDIKEDVTDVAIDVSRAHIWDISSVAALDSVILKFRRRGIHVTVVGMNRASETIVDQLALYDKPGALERATSH; encoded by the coding sequence ATGCTAAGCTCTGCTTTCATATCCCGCCTGCGCACCGAATGGTTTGGCAATATGCGCGGCGATATTCTTGCCGGGCTGGTCGTCGCCCTGGCGCTCATTCCCGAGGCGATCGCCTTTTCCATCATCGCTGGTGTGGACCCGAAGGTTGGGCTCTACGCCTCGTTTTCCATCGCCGTGATCATCGCCTTCGTCGGCGGCCGCCCTGGCATGATCTCCGCGGCCACCGCTGCGACGGCCGTGCTGATGGTCACCCTGGTCAAGGACCACGGCCTGCAATACCTGCTGGCCGCGACGGTGCTCGCGGGCGTCCTGCAGGTTGGCGCCGGGCTCCTTCGGCTCGGCTATGTGATGCGGTTCGTGTCGCGCTCGGTCATCACCGGGTTCGTCAACGCGCTCGCCATCCTGATTTTCATGGCCCAGCTTCCCGAACTGATCGGGGTCACCTGGATGACCTATGTGATGGTCGCCGCCGGCCTTGCCATCATCTATCTGCTGCCGCGGCTGACCAAGGTTGTCCCCTCGCCGCTGATCTGCATCGTCGTGCTGACCACGGTGTCACTGCTGATGGGCCTCGACCTGCGGACCGTGGGCGACATGGGCGAGCTGCCGGCGACCCTGCCGATGTTCCTGCTGCCTGACATCCCGCTGAACATGGAAACGCTGCAGATCATCCTGCCCTATTCGGCGGCGGTCGCGGCGGTGGGCCTGCTGGAATCGCTGATGACGGCGTCGATCGTCGATGACATGACCGACACGCCCAGCGGCAAGAACCGCGAATGCGTCGGCCAGGGCATTGCAAACATGATCACCGGCTTCATCGGCGGCATGGCCGGCTGCGCCATGATCGGCCAGTCGGTCATCAACGTGAAATCCGGCGGGCGTGGGCGGCTGTCCACGTTCTGCGCCGGCGCCTTCCTGCTGTTCCTGATCGTGGTGCTGGGCGATCTGGTCAGGGTCATTCCCATGGCCGCGCTGGTCGCGATCATGATCATGGTCTCGATCGGAACGTTCAACTGGTCGTCGATCCGCAACCTGCGAACCCATCCACGCAGCTCGAGCATTGTCATGCTGGCAACGGTCGGCGGCGTCGTGTTCACCCACAATCTCGCCATCGGCGTGCTGATCGGGGTGCTGCTTTCCGGGATATTCTTCTCGTGGAAGATCTCGCGGCTGTTCGGCGTCACGTCGGTGATCTCGGATGACGGTCACCGGCGCACCTACACGGTCGAAGGCCAGATTTTCTTCGCCTCCGCCGATGACTTCGCCAAGGCGTTCGACATCAAGGAGGACGTGACCGACGTCGCGATCGATGTCAGCCGCGCCCATATCTGGGATATCTCCAGCGTGGCCGCCCTCGATTCGGTGATCCTGAAATTCCGGCGGCGCGGCATCCACGTGACGGTCGTGGGCATGAACAGGGCCAGCGAAACCATCGTCGACCAGCTGGCGCTGTACGACAAGCCCGGCGCCCTCGAGCGTGCCACAAGCCACTAG
- a CDS encoding tyrosine-protein phosphatase — MNTNDGAQAAHDRRLTLQGAPNFRDFGGYPAAGGGIVRRGALFRSGALGLLTQPDVGMLNSLGAWTIVDLRHEAERIAAPTPAQLVSSAVHSLPMGSGNGAAPVPRPALLTVPGATAGQAVEAIKASYRRFVHDHRNRFTSLFGVLLDGAPGPAVIHCTAGKDRTGISVALVLLALGVDRDAVVGDYCATRNYLDLSWREQILAAMVGDPGEVNRGVADVMFDAHPDYIGASLDEMDQHHGSPEAYLRDVIGLDAGRIETLRRRYLA; from the coding sequence ATGAACACAAACGACGGCGCCCAGGCGGCGCATGACAGGCGGCTGACGCTTCAGGGCGCGCCGAATTTTCGCGACTTCGGCGGCTACCCTGCCGCCGGCGGCGGCATCGTCCGGCGCGGTGCGCTCTTCCGCTCGGGCGCACTCGGCCTGCTGACCCAGCCCGATGTCGGCATGCTCAACAGCCTTGGTGCCTGGACGATTGTCGACCTGCGGCATGAGGCCGAGCGGATTGCCGCGCCGACCCCGGCGCAGCTGGTGTCGTCCGCCGTTCATTCGCTGCCCATGGGCTCGGGCAACGGCGCGGCGCCCGTGCCGCGTCCGGCGCTGCTCACCGTGCCGGGCGCGACGGCCGGCCAGGCGGTCGAGGCCATCAAGGCCAGTTACCGGCGCTTCGTTCACGATCACCGGAACCGGTTCACCAGCCTGTTCGGCGTGCTGCTCGACGGCGCGCCCGGTCCCGCGGTGATCCACTGCACCGCGGGCAAGGACCGCACCGGCATCAGCGTGGCGCTGGTCCTGCTGGCGCTGGGCGTGGACCGCGATGCGGTGGTCGGGGATTACTGCGCCACCCGCAACTATCTGGACCTGTCCTGGCGCGAACAGATCCTTGCCGCCATGGTGGGCGATCCGGGAGAGGTGAACCGCGGCGTTGCCGACGTCATGTTCGACGCCCATCCCGACTATATCGGGGCGTCGCTGGACGAGATGGACCAGCATCACGGCTCGCCGGAAGCCTACTTACGTGATGTGATCGGCCTGGATGCGGGCCGCATCGAAACGCTGCGGCGCCGCTATCTGGCCTGA
- a CDS encoding L,D-transpeptidase, which translates to MPISRLSLACAALLLPVAAYAAEPAPPSDDAFTAAQINAATFDGAEITADARSALAMRVQVLLDGQDFSPGVIDGYFGDNVTKALAAWEEANGLPVDGQLDEESWDKLSADEAPVFGNYTITSEDLKGPYLAEVPSDYAEMAKMKHLSFTGADEMLAERFHMDIKLLHLLNPDADWGKAGTRILVASLRQRPETGKAAKVTVSRESASLRAIGADGKVLAFFPVTVGSDSLPSPSGTHKVKVVVHNPDYSYRPDVNFTQGGNTENMRIAPGPNGPVGTVWIGLDKPTYGIHGTAEPSPIGKHFSHGCARLTNWDAETLAGMVEPGVPVSFED; encoded by the coding sequence ATGCCGATTTCCCGCCTGTCCCTCGCCTGTGCGGCATTGCTGCTTCCGGTCGCCGCTTATGCCGCCGAGCCCGCGCCGCCATCCGATGACGCCTTCACTGCCGCGCAGATCAATGCCGCCACCTTCGACGGCGCCGAAATCACGGCCGATGCGCGCAGCGCTTTGGCGATGAGGGTTCAGGTGTTGCTCGACGGCCAGGATTTCTCACCGGGGGTGATCGACGGCTATTTCGGCGACAATGTCACCAAGGCGCTGGCCGCCTGGGAAGAGGCAAACGGCTTGCCCGTCGATGGCCAGCTCGACGAAGAGTCCTGGGACAAGCTCTCGGCCGACGAAGCACCGGTATTCGGCAATTACACCATCACCAGCGAGGACCTGAAGGGGCCCTACTTGGCCGAAGTGCCCAGCGATTACGCCGAGATGGCCAAGATGAAGCATCTGTCGTTCACCGGTGCCGACGAGATGCTGGCCGAGCGCTTCCACATGGACATCAAGCTGCTCCACCTGCTGAACCCCGACGCGGATTGGGGCAAGGCCGGAACCCGCATCCTTGTCGCATCGCTGCGTCAGCGGCCCGAAACCGGCAAGGCCGCGAAGGTCACCGTGAGCCGCGAAAGCGCGAGCCTCAGGGCAATTGGCGCAGACGGCAAGGTACTGGCTTTCTTCCCCGTAACCGTCGGCAGCGATTCCCTGCCCAGCCCCAGCGGCACCCACAAGGTAAAGGTCGTCGTCCACAATCCGGATTATTCATATCGGCCGGACGTCAATTTCACCCAGGGCGGCAATACCGAGAACATGCGCATCGCGCCCGGGCCGAACGGACCGGTGGGCACCGTCTGGATCGGCCTCGACAAGCCCACATACGGGATCCACGGCACCGCCGAGCCCTCGCCCATCGGCAAGCATTTCAGCCACGGCTGCGCCCGGCTGACCAACTGGGACGCCGAGACGCTGGCCGGGATGGTCGAGCCCGGCGTGCCGGTCAGCTTCGAGGATTAG
- a CDS encoding extensin family protein, whose amino-acid sequence MKSFGLVIGMLLVGALALVAFSRSPAVHEAALEPISLATGGPVTAVQAAEPTPPADAAPVADDASSAAPPADDDAQAAQCEAELRLLGAAFEMLEPISDENGCGARRPLKVSSVGIDLRPAVTTRCEVARALAIWTSDVMIPSAKLHLKATPVAIATGDSYQCRTRRGEGEFKVSEHAMANAIDISGIVFSDGEAVPVMARPDSGDSARAFQAAIRGGACAYFTTVLGPGANAAHADHLHLDLIRRNNGYRICE is encoded by the coding sequence GTGAAATCGTTCGGCCTTGTCATCGGCATGCTGCTGGTGGGCGCACTCGCCCTCGTCGCGTTCTCCAGATCGCCGGCGGTGCACGAAGCGGCGCTGGAGCCGATCAGCCTTGCCACAGGTGGCCCGGTGACGGCGGTCCAGGCCGCCGAGCCGACACCGCCTGCGGATGCGGCTCCGGTGGCCGACGACGCATCCAGCGCGGCGCCGCCGGCCGACGACGACGCACAGGCCGCGCAGTGCGAAGCAGAGCTGAGACTGCTCGGCGCAGCGTTCGAGATGCTCGAGCCGATTTCGGACGAGAACGGCTGCGGCGCCAGGCGGCCACTGAAGGTCTCGTCCGTCGGCATCGACCTGCGGCCGGCCGTGACGACCCGGTGCGAGGTCGCGCGCGCCCTCGCCATCTGGACGAGCGACGTCATGATCCCTTCGGCGAAACTCCATCTGAAGGCCACACCCGTGGCCATTGCCACGGGCGATTCCTATCAGTGCCGCACCCGCCGTGGCGAGGGCGAGTTCAAGGTCAGCGAACACGCCATGGCCAATGCTATCGACATTTCGGGCATTGTCTTCAGCGACGGCGAAGCCGTGCCTGTCATGGCCCGTCCCGACAGCGGCGACAGCGCCCGCGCCTTCCAGGCGGCGATCCGGGGCGGCGCCTGCGCCTATTTCACGACGGTGCTGGGACCGGGCGCGAACGCGGCCCATGCGGACCACCTGCACCTCGACCTGATCCGGCGCAACAACGGCTACCGGATCTGCGAATAG
- a CDS encoding aromatic ring-hydroxylating dioxygenase subunit alpha has product MVAIVRVQETVKTPIDKAPEPNMGGDYIPKERYISPEFMKLEWERMWTKVWLMGCREEEIPDAGDYVTQEIGPESLLIVRGEDGKARTFYNVCNHRGNQVKFDQCGNSRTLQCAYHFWEYDLTGKLINVPDEQDFTQGCPKDQLSLKTVKTDTWGGWVWFNLNPDAEPLIDYLGMVPEHLDPYHFEKMHLVLNVTMEWDCNWKTAVDAFNEIYHVQCIHPELSYTIDDVDIQIDLYERHNRYLVPFKTYSPRLGEDLQEVPEHLAEQISAIGMDPAEYEGRVADIRRGVQVYKRENEKALGFDYSELNDDQLSDDYHYCIYPNLTFNIMAESFGLFRQRPHPTDPNKMFFDVYRVVHIPEGKPVPPLPDHEQHKHGERSLGLVLDQDSVNLPHVQKGMNSAAFKGLWISSQERRIRHNHKTLMDYINGHYSNDA; this is encoded by the coding sequence ATGGTAGCGATCGTCCGCGTTCAGGAAACCGTCAAGACACCCATCGACAAGGCGCCCGAGCCCAACATGGGCGGGGACTACATCCCCAAGGAGCGCTACATCTCGCCCGAATTCATGAAGCTCGAATGGGAGCGCATGTGGACCAAGGTCTGGTTGATGGGGTGCCGCGAGGAGGAAATTCCCGATGCCGGTGACTATGTCACCCAGGAGATCGGCCCGGAATCGCTGCTGATCGTGCGCGGCGAGGATGGCAAGGCGCGCACCTTCTACAACGTCTGCAACCACCGCGGAAACCAGGTCAAGTTCGACCAGTGCGGCAATTCACGCACGCTGCAATGCGCCTACCATTTCTGGGAATATGACCTGACCGGCAAGCTGATCAATGTGCCGGACGAACAGGATTTCACCCAGGGCTGTCCCAAGGACCAGCTCAGCCTGAAGACCGTCAAGACCGATACCTGGGGCGGTTGGGTATGGTTCAACCTGAACCCCGACGCCGAACCGCTCATCGACTATCTGGGCATGGTGCCGGAGCATCTGGACCCGTACCACTTCGAGAAGATGCACCTGGTGCTCAACGTTACCATGGAATGGGACTGCAACTGGAAGACGGCAGTCGACGCATTCAACGAGATCTACCACGTCCAGTGCATCCATCCGGAACTGTCCTATACGATCGACGACGTGGACATCCAGATCGACCTGTACGAGCGCCACAACCGCTATCTGGTGCCGTTCAAGACGTACAGCCCGCGACTGGGCGAGGATCTGCAGGAAGTCCCGGAGCATCTCGCCGAGCAAATCAGCGCCATCGGCATGGACCCGGCCGAGTATGAGGGCAGGGTGGCCGACATCCGGCGCGGCGTGCAGGTGTACAAGCGCGAGAACGAAAAGGCGCTGGGCTTCGACTATTCGGAGCTGAACGACGACCAGCTGTCCGACGATTACCATTACTGCATCTATCCGAACCTGACGTTCAACATCATGGCCGAGAGCTTCGGCCTGTTCCGCCAGCGGCCGCATCCGACCGATCCGAACAAGATGTTCTTCGACGTTTACCGGGTCGTCCACATTCCGGAAGGCAAGCCGGTGCCGCCGCTGCCGGACCACGAGCAGCACAAGCACGGCGAACGGTCGCTGGGCCTCGTCCTCGACCAGGATTCGGTGAACCTGCCGCATGTCCAGAAGGGCATGAATTCGGCGGCGTTCAAGGGTCTGTGGATATCCAGCCAGGAGCGCCGCATCCGGCACAACCACAAGACGCTGATGGATTACATCAACGGCCACTACAGCAACGACGCCTGA
- a CDS encoding TauD/TfdA family dioxygenase: MTGIEIEPLGSAAGARIHGVDLSQPLSGNVFGQVRQALLDHLVIFFPDQHITPDQHKDFGRRFGTLNIHPHVKPLDGHPEVLNIVKEPTDRFNFGGGWHSDMTFQQEPALGSILYAREIPAQGGDTMWANMYLAYDSLSDGMKQLLRGLVAIHTAEDIYGAKGIYTDDGRTMQTMAAEQASGRAEHPVVRSHPETGRKLLFVNEAFTTKFKGMTRAESQPLLDFLCRHATSAPFVYRHRWSENEIGFWDNRCTQHFALNDYQGQRRVMHRVTVDGDRPY, translated from the coding sequence ATGACCGGCATCGAAATCGAACCGCTGGGATCGGCCGCGGGCGCCCGCATCCACGGAGTCGACCTGTCGCAGCCGCTGAGCGGCAATGTCTTCGGCCAGGTGCGCCAGGCGCTGCTCGACCATCTGGTGATCTTCTTCCCCGACCAGCACATCACGCCGGATCAACACAAGGACTTTGGCCGCCGCTTCGGCACGCTGAACATTCATCCCCACGTCAAGCCGCTGGACGGCCATCCCGAGGTGCTGAACATCGTCAAGGAGCCGACCGACCGGTTCAATTTCGGCGGCGGCTGGCATTCGGACATGACGTTCCAGCAAGAGCCTGCGCTGGGCTCGATCCTCTATGCGCGGGAAATTCCTGCACAGGGCGGCGACACCATGTGGGCCAACATGTACCTGGCCTACGACTCGCTCAGCGACGGCATGAAACAATTGCTGCGCGGATTGGTCGCCATCCATACCGCCGAGGACATCTACGGCGCCAAGGGCATCTACACCGATGACGGCCGCACCATGCAGACGATGGCCGCCGAGCAGGCGTCAGGCCGCGCCGAGCACCCGGTCGTGCGCAGCCATCCGGAAACCGGCCGCAAGTTGCTGTTCGTCAACGAGGCGTTCACCACCAAGTTCAAGGGCATGACCCGCGCCGAAAGCCAGCCGCTGCTGGATTTTCTGTGCCGCCACGCCACCAGCGCACCGTTCGTCTACCGGCATCGCTGGAGCGAGAACGAGATAGGCTTCTGGGACAATCGCTGCACCCAGCACTTTGCGCTGAACGACTATCAGGGCCAGCGCCGGGTGATGCACCGGGTGACCGTGGACGGCGACCGCCCGTATTAG